Sequence from the Candidatus Bathyarchaeota archaeon genome:
ATTTTTTCGCATTTTCTCAAGGCTAGGCAAAGTGGTTACCTCGACTTTTTTAATACAGGGGGAATGAGTCTTGATCGTAGCATGTGGTCAACTAGCACGATCGCTGTTGCCGATTCGACCACTGGCACCGCCCTGGGAACAATGCAAGGATCATATCTGCCTTCGATTTCCAATGTGCTCTCCTTCATTGTTTGAAGATTAACTGTTTTCTGGGGTTTACCTATAGAAGGTGTCGGTTTAAAGGCGGCTTTAACGATTAATGGCATGCCTGTTGAGAGTCCACCGAGTATTCCGCCGGAATTATTTGTTTTAAGAGAAATTTTGCCCTTTGAGATAATGTATTGGTCATTATTCTCGGATCCCTTTAAGTGGGCGGCTTGAAAGCCTATTCCAAATTCAACCCCCTTTACTGCCGGGATGTCAAATAAAATCTTTGCAATATCCGCGTCAAGTGAATCAAAGAACGGCTCACCTAAACCGACTGGGAGGTTAAGGGCTAAACATTCTACTATTCCACCGACGCTGTCTTTTGCTTCCTTCGCCTTAAGAATTTGTTCTTCCATAAGCGGTGCGAGTTTAAGGTCAGCGCATCGAACGTTATTACGGTACACGTTTTTGCGGATTTCCGTTATAGTCACTTTTCGGTTAAGTTTTACTTCTCCAATTTCAATTGCATGGGCTACTACTTCCACGTCGAACTGCTTAAGCAATTTCTTGGCGATCGCGCCGGCCATTACCAGTGATGCGGTAATGCGGCCTGAAAATCTTCCGCCTCCCCGATAGTCGTTAAATCCTCCATATTTTATGTACGCGGGGTAATCAGCATGTCCGGGACGTGGTTTGTATCGAATTTGCTCATAGAAGCTTGAATCTAGGTTTCGATTCCAAATTAACATACAAATCGGAGCGCCGGAGGTGTGCTCATTAAACACTCCGGAGAGAATTTCAACCCTATCTTCCTCTATGCGGCCTGTGGTTACGTCGCCGATGCCAGGTCTTCTCTTATCCAATTCAGCTTGGATATCAGCCTCAGTTAAACGAAGTCCAGCAGGGCATCCGTCTACAACTACGCCCACGCATTTTCCATGACTTTCACCAAACGACGTTATAACAAACAGTTTTCCAAACGAGTTACTTGACATAAACCTTCGCC
This genomic interval carries:
- the aroC gene encoding chorismate synthase encodes the protein MSSNSFGKLFVITSFGESHGKCVGVVVDGCPAGLRLTEADIQAELDKRRPGIGDVTTGRIEEDRVEILSGVFNEHTSGAPICMLIWNRNLDSSFYEQIRYKPRPGHADYPAYIKYGGFNDYRGGGRFSGRITASLVMAGAIAKKLLKQFDVEVVAHAIEIGEVKLNRKVTITEIRKNVYRNNVRCADLKLAPLMEEQILKAKEAKDSVGGIVECLALNLPVGLGEPFFDSLDADIAKILFDIPAVKGVEFGIGFQAAHLKGSENNDQYIISKGKISLKTNNSGGILGGLSTGMPLIVKAAFKPTPSIGKPQKTVNLQTMKESTLEIEGRYDPCIVPRAVPVVESATAIVLVDHMLRSRLIPPVLKKSR